A window from Oncorhynchus mykiss isolate Arlee chromosome 9, USDA_OmykA_1.1, whole genome shotgun sequence encodes these proteins:
- the LOC118965935 gene encoding uncharacterized protein LOC118965935, whose product MPLKLFHTYSRLLRFVDRESRPTRCVTDKLAAIRGVWDKWVERLPVLYNPGPDVTVDEQLVPFRGRCPFRQNMPSKPAKYGIKSWVACDANSSYAWKMQVYTGKPTSGGPEKNQGMRVVLDGTEGSELPPALLVSKEREFFSSRFAFTPTTTLVSYLPKKNKHVLLLSTLHTEAEISDRQDRRPAIILDYNCNKGGVDNLVIGMYSCRRMTARWPLVIIHNIIDVSSYNTFVIWRDQP is encoded by the exons ATGCCACTCAAACTATTTCACACTTACTCAAGACTGCTACGATTTGTTGACCGTGAGTCAAGACCCACAAGATGTGTGACAGACAAACTAGCAGCCATAAGAGGGGTCTGGGACAAGTGGGTGGAGCGGCTGCCAGTCCTTTACAACCCAGGGCCTGACGTGACAGTGGATGAGCAACTGGTTCCATTCAGAGG CCGTTGTCCATTCCGGCAGAACATGCCCAGCAAGCCAGCAAAATATGGGATCAAGTCATGGGTGGCCTGCGACGCCAATTCCAGCtacgcttggaagatgcaagtctacaccgggaagccgaccagtggaggcccagagaagaaccaggggatgcgGGTTGTGCTTGATGGGACTGAGGG GTCTGAGCTCCCACCTGCACTGCTTGTGTCAAAGGAAAGAGAGTTCTTCTCATCAAGGTTTGCTTTCAcgcccaccaccactctagtttcctACCTCCCAAAGAAAAACAAGCATGTGTTACTTCTGAGCACACTGCACACAGAGGCTGAAATTAGCGATCGCCAGGACAGGAGGCCAGCCATCATCCTAGACTACAACTGCAACAAAGGAGGTGTGGACAACCTAGTGATTGGAATGTACAGCTGCAGaaggatgactgcccgctggcccctggtcatcatCCACAACATCATTGATGTTTCCTCCTACAATACCTTTGTCATATGGAGAGATCAACCCTAG